GCGACGGGTTGGAGATCGTGAAATCAGCGGCGGGAGTCGCCGGCCCGGCAGCCCATACCTTCGGGCTGAAAAGGCACAAAGAGGCGCAGAATATGAGAGCTTTGAGTCGCATCGTTTCTCCTTGCAGGATCGACTTACGTCCGTGATATGCAAGGTGTACGCGAAAAGTTAGTCGTTAGGTTGGAGGAAAGATACGAGTAACTCAACTTTTTTAGCGCCGGTAATCCGCTTATCCAAATTTGATTCGATTGGTAATCGAAAGACCGATTACGAGGCCGAATGAAGCTGAAATACTTTTCACATAGATAACCATGCGCTCAAAAGTACTCCAGGTTTGACGACTTTCGCGCGCTTTTGAGTTTGGACATCGCTAACTTGCGGTGCTTGGGCCCTTTTAGCAATCTAGAAAACGGCACTAACATTCTTGAAATGAAACACTTATAGGACAGACACCAGCGGGTTGAGTAGCGGCTTTTGATAGCGAAGACGCTCTTTATAGCTGAGAAGGGTGGCCGTACCAGCGACGTTACTCATTTCCACGCGGAATCTTCGTAAACTGTCAAAATGGACAAGTTCGTAATACGCGGCGGCAATCCCCTTCTCGGCACCATCAAAGTGTCCGGAGCAAAAAACTCCGCTCTCCCCTGCATGGCCGCCGCCATTCTGACCGAAGACGAGGTAATCCTCGAAAACATTCCTCAGGTCAACGACATCGAAACTGAGCGCAAGCTCTTAACCAGCATGGGTGCTGAGGTGGAACTAGGTTATGGCCGCGCCCAGCATCGCACCCGCATCAAGTGCGCCATCCTGTCCGACCCCGTCGCAAAGTACGAGATCGTCAAGACCATGCGCGCCAGTTCTCTGGTGTTGGGGCCTCTTATTGCGCGCACCGGCATAGCACGCGTTGCCATGCCCGGAGGCTGCGCCATCGGCGGCCGCCCCATCGACCTCCACATCAACGGTCTCGAAGCCATGGGCGCTACGATCACCCAGGATCACGGCTACCTGGAAGCCCGTGCCGATCGGCTGAAGGGCGCTCACATCGTCTTCGACAAGATCACGGTCACCGGCACCGAAGACCTGTTGATGGCCGCGACTCTCGCCGAAGGAGAGTCCATCTTCGAGAACTGCGCGCGTGAGCCAGAAGTCACCGATCTTGCAGCCCTGCTCATTGCCATGGGAGCAAAGATCGAAGGCGCAGGCACCGGCACGATCCGCATTCAGGGCGTCTCCAAACTCCACGGCGCACGCCATCGCATCAACCCAGACCGCATCGAGGCCGGCACCTTCCTCATCGCGGGAGCCATCACAGGCGGCGACCTCAACGTCGACTGCTGCGAACCCAAACACCTCGGCGCGCTCATCACCAAGCTGGAACAGTGCGGCGTCAAGATCGACGTCGGCACCGACCACGTTCGCGTGCGCTCCGGTGGAGAACTTAAAGCTGCCGATATCACTACAGAAGAGTACCCAGGCTTCCCTACCGATATGCAGGCTCAGTACATGGCGCTCGCCACCCAGGCCGAAGGCACCAGCACCGTGATCGAAAACATCTTCGAAAACCGCTACATGCATGTACAGGAGCTCATTCGCATGGGCGCGAACATCACCATCTCCGGCCGCACCGCGACTGTGCGTGGCAAGACGCCTCTGCAATCAGCTGCTGTCATGTGCTCGGACCTTCGCGCCTCCGCCTCCCTTGTACTTGCTGCATTGGTGGCCGATGGCGAAACCATCCTGGACCGTATCTATCACCTCGACCGAGGCTACGAGCACTTCGAAGAGAAGCTTCGCGGCGTCGGCGCTCAGATCCGCCGTATGGGAGATGTCTTCGGGAGAAAGTAACTGGCCGAGTTGCAAACTACAGATTCTTGCGATACACAAAAGCATCCAGCCCGGCTCTGCCATAGAACCTGCGGCTAACACTCACTCGTCCGTATCCTGAACTCTCATAAAACCGGATCGCGCCGTCGTTGCCTGTGAACACATGTAGCTCCATCCACTGCGCTCCGGCAGCGGCTGCGTGTTCTTCAGCCTGTGACAAAAGCCTCTGAGCCAGGCCGTGCCTTCTGTATTGTTCTGCAACATCCAACGTCACAACATACGCTCGCTGTTTTCCAGCTACAGGCTCTATGTGAACGATCACAAAACCGATGATCTTCCCACTTGCCAGGAGTGCGATGCGAACGATCGCATCCGGCTCCTCGGCGAACGCGCGCATTGACTCTCGATCAAACCGAAACGCTGGCGAAAAGCACTCTTGATCCAGCGAATACATCGCATCGAGATCACCTGGCCGATACTCCTTTAGTTCAATCTCTTCGATCATCAGACACCCAGACTAATAGCAGCAGCCTCCTGGGATAAGCAGCCGACAGGGAGCTATGGAAGAATTGACTAGGATATCCTTGAATCCTTGTCATCCCAAAATCTCCAGGGGTTGTCTTTTTGTAATTGAAATTGGTTTGTTACTACTCTCTCGTCCGGTAAGGTTCCTGTTCCCCGTCTTCCAACGAAGGGTGTACAACTGTTGCCGTACTCAAAAGGAAGAACTTCCGGAACATGATGAAAGTACATAAGAAGGACTGCAAGCCGGATGCCAGCAAACCCGTTACGCTGAAGACTCTGGCGGAGTATCTCGACCTATCCCCGGCAACGATCTCGATCGTTCTCAATAACTCACCCGTCGCGAAGTCGATCTCTCCCGCAACCAGGGAGCGCGTTCTGGACGCTGCTAAAAAATTCGAGTACCGGCCCAACCTGCACGCCCGCATGCTCCGTACACGCATTACCAACACCATCGGGGTGATCGTTCCAGAGCTTAGCGAAGGCTACTTCACAGGGGTTATGCTCGGCGTCGAGCAATATCTCCTTCAGGAAGGATTTC
The nucleotide sequence above comes from Tunturibacter empetritectus. Encoded proteins:
- the murA gene encoding UDP-N-acetylglucosamine 1-carboxyvinyltransferase: MDKFVIRGGNPLLGTIKVSGAKNSALPCMAAAILTEDEVILENIPQVNDIETERKLLTSMGAEVELGYGRAQHRTRIKCAILSDPVAKYEIVKTMRASSLVLGPLIARTGIARVAMPGGCAIGGRPIDLHINGLEAMGATITQDHGYLEARADRLKGAHIVFDKITVTGTEDLLMAATLAEGESIFENCAREPEVTDLAALLIAMGAKIEGAGTGTIRIQGVSKLHGARHRINPDRIEAGTFLIAGAITGGDLNVDCCEPKHLGALITKLEQCGVKIDVGTDHVRVRSGGELKAADITTEEYPGFPTDMQAQYMALATQAEGTSTVIENIFENRYMHVQELIRMGANITISGRTATVRGKTPLQSAAVMCSDLRASASLVLAALVADGETILDRIYHLDRGYEHFEEKLRGVGAQIRRMGDVFGRK
- a CDS encoding GNAT family N-acetyltransferase, with product MIEEIELKEYRPGDLDAMYSLDQECFSPAFRFDRESMRAFAEEPDAIVRIALLASGKIIGFVIVHIEPVAGKQRAYVVTLDVAEQYRRHGLAQRLLSQAEEHAAAAGAQWMELHVFTGNDGAIRFYESSGYGRVSVSRRFYGRAGLDAFVYRKNL